In the Novosphingobium sp. 9 genome, one interval contains:
- a CDS encoding alpha-L-fucosidase: MDFSRRRFLTETAAAGAVAGALSAAPANAAVAANAPKPWGATPSARQWKWHQRGMYSFVHFAMNTFTDKEWGYGDEKPEWFNPTDFDPDQIVAAAKAAGMKGIILTAKHHDGFCLWQTQTTEHSIRNSPYKQGKGDIVRELGDATRRAGLDYGLYLSPWDRNRADYGTPAYITYYRTQLTELCTRYGKLFEVWFDGANGGDGYYGGARETRHIDAPKYYNWPSIIEMVHKLQPDACTFDPLGADIRWVGNENGVAGDPCWPTMPNKPYGQDVGNSGLRGGELWWPAETDVSIRPGWFYHADEDSKVKSPERLVQLYDESIGRGTNLNLNLPPDRRGRIADQDVKILKSFGDAMRATLANDLTKGAVAHASATRGRGFEAAQVLDGRRETYWSTPDADLTPTLTLDLAPGTHFDLIRLREYLPLGVRVTRFVVEAEVDGAWQRLAEKECIGAQRVIRLPQKITARRVRLVVLEAPACPAISEFALFAAVAPVPVPAIVSSDPTVLDTTRWTVVSASGEGAAVLLDNDAATIWKQPAPTPGHPVQVAVDLGGGVELAGFSLTPGRQVDAHAVPPKGYVAETSMDGKTWTKQGEGEFSNIAYALSTQRVAFDKPVEARFLRLTFAETALSAPVLAIAGIGGFSARR, translated from the coding sequence ATGGACTTTTCCCGCCGCCGCTTCCTGACCGAAACCGCTGCTGCCGGTGCCGTAGCCGGCGCGCTTTCGGCGGCGCCCGCGAATGCTGCCGTCGCCGCGAATGCACCCAAGCCGTGGGGCGCGACGCCCTCCGCGCGCCAGTGGAAGTGGCACCAGCGCGGGATGTATTCCTTCGTTCACTTCGCGATGAACACCTTCACCGACAAGGAATGGGGCTACGGTGACGAGAAGCCGGAGTGGTTCAACCCCACCGACTTCGATCCTGACCAGATCGTGGCGGCAGCGAAAGCGGCGGGCATGAAGGGGATCATCCTCACCGCCAAGCATCATGACGGCTTCTGCCTGTGGCAGACGCAGACTACCGAGCACTCGATCCGCAACAGCCCCTACAAGCAGGGTAAGGGCGATATCGTGCGCGAACTGGGCGATGCGACGCGCCGGGCGGGGCTGGACTACGGCCTGTACCTCAGCCCCTGGGATCGCAATCGAGCAGACTACGGCACGCCTGCCTACATCACCTATTACCGTACCCAGTTGACAGAGCTTTGCACCCGCTACGGCAAGCTGTTCGAGGTGTGGTTCGACGGTGCGAATGGTGGCGACGGCTATTACGGCGGCGCGCGCGAGACGCGCCACATCGACGCGCCGAAGTATTACAACTGGCCCTCGATCATCGAGATGGTACACAAGCTCCAACCCGATGCCTGCACGTTCGATCCGCTGGGGGCGGACATCCGCTGGGTGGGCAACGAGAACGGCGTGGCGGGCGATCCCTGCTGGCCGACCATGCCGAACAAGCCCTATGGGCAGGATGTCGGCAATTCGGGCCTTCGCGGCGGCGAACTGTGGTGGCCAGCCGAGACCGACGTGTCGATCCGTCCCGGCTGGTTCTACCACGCGGACGAGGACTCCAAGGTCAAGAGCCCGGAACGTCTGGTCCAGCTTTACGACGAGTCCATCGGGCGCGGCACCAACCTAAACCTCAACCTCCCGCCCGACCGTCGCGGACGGATCGCCGATCAGGACGTGAAGATCCTCAAGTCCTTCGGCGATGCGATGCGCGCGACGCTGGCCAACGATCTGACCAAGGGCGCGGTCGCCCATGCCAGTGCCACGCGCGGTCGCGGCTTTGAGGCCGCGCAGGTGCTCGACGGGCGTCGCGAGACGTACTGGTCCACGCCCGATGCCGATCTCACGCCCACACTCACGCTCGATCTGGCGCCGGGTACGCACTTTGACCTGATCCGCCTGCGCGAATATCTGCCGCTCGGCGTGCGCGTCACGCGCTTTGTGGTCGAGGCCGAAGTCGATGGCGCGTGGCAGCGTCTGGCTGAGAAGGAGTGCATCGGCGCGCAGCGGGTGATCCGCCTGCCGCAGAAAATCACCGCGCGCCGGGTGCGTCTGGTGGTGCTGGAAGCGCCTGCCTGTCCCGCGATCAGCGAGTTCGCGCTGTTCGCCGCCGTGGCACCGGTGCCGGTGCCCGCGATCGTCTCTAGCGATCCGACGGTACTGGACACCACCCGCTGGACGGTCGTTTCCGCCAGCGGCGAGGGCGCGGCGGTCCTGCTCGACAACGATGCAGCCACGATCTGGAAGCAGCCTGCGCCGACGCCGGGCCATCCGGTGCAGGTCGCGGTCGATCTGGGCGGTGGGGTGGAACTGGCAGGCTTCAGCCTGACGCCGGGCCGTCAGGTCGATGCCCATGCCGTGCCGCCCAAGGGCTACGTCGCGGAAACCAGCATGGACGGCAAGACATGGACGAAGCAGGGCGAGGGCGAGTTTTCGAACATCGCCTACGCGCTCTCGACCCAGCGCGTGGCCTTCGACAAGCCGGTCGAAGCGCGGTTCCTGCGGCTGACGTTCGCCGAGACGGCCCTGTCGGCGCCCGTGCTGGCCATTGCCGGTATCGGCGGCTTTTCGGCAAGGCGCTGA
- a CDS encoding glycoside hydrolase family 125 protein, with protein sequence MLVKGAAALATGALAPTLAATQAAADSYTKDIPMPVGGGRPLPANRKFVSKAVEAEIERVSVKISDPKLRTMFVGCYPNTLDTTVEMGEVDGKPDAFVITGDIPCLWLRDSSAQVMPYLHLAKSDKALTQLFRGLIARQSRCILIDPYANAFMKDPTAKTNLGWAQKDQTAMKPGVAERKWEIDSLCYPTRLAFRYWRTTGDKTPFDGLWADAARTIIRTFREQQRKDSAGPYSFQRTSNRPTETMQLDGWGAPSRSVGLIHCGFRPSDDSCTYPFFIPANLFAMTTLREMAYVAEEARGDDALAADARLLADELATALGQWGTMTLPDGRRVWAYEVDGFGNAMFMDDANVPSLLGLAFLDCVKPDDALWQTTAAAVWSDANPYFFKGKAMEGIGGPHVGLGQVWPMSLIVRALSTDDPALLRSLLRTLRDTDANTGFIHEAVDCNDPTKFTRPWFAWANGLFGELIVKLVDTHPEILAAPL encoded by the coding sequence ATGCTGGTGAAAGGCGCCGCGGCCCTCGCGACCGGCGCTCTGGCGCCGACGCTGGCGGCCACGCAGGCAGCGGCAGACAGCTACACCAAGGATATCCCGATGCCGGTGGGCGGCGGACGCCCGCTGCCGGCGAACCGCAAGTTCGTCAGCAAGGCGGTCGAGGCCGAGATCGAGCGCGTTTCGGTCAAGATCTCCGATCCCAAGCTGCGAACGATGTTCGTGGGCTGCTATCCCAACACGCTCGATACCACGGTCGAGATGGGTGAGGTGGACGGCAAGCCCGATGCCTTCGTCATCACCGGCGACATTCCCTGTCTGTGGCTGCGTGACAGCAGCGCGCAGGTCATGCCCTATCTGCACCTTGCGAAGAGCGACAAGGCGCTGACGCAGCTGTTCCGGGGCCTGATTGCTCGCCAGTCGCGCTGTATCCTGATCGATCCTTACGCCAATGCCTTCATGAAGGACCCCACGGCTAAGACCAATCTGGGCTGGGCGCAAAAGGACCAGACGGCGATGAAGCCGGGCGTGGCCGAGCGCAAGTGGGAGATCGATTCGCTCTGCTATCCCACGCGCCTCGCTTTCCGCTACTGGCGCACGACGGGGGACAAGACCCCGTTCGACGGCCTTTGGGCCGATGCCGCGCGCACGATCATCCGCACCTTCCGTGAGCAGCAGCGCAAAGACAGCGCCGGTCCCTACAGCTTCCAGCGCACCAGCAACCGCCCGACCGAGACGATGCAGCTCGACGGCTGGGGCGCGCCTTCGCGCTCTGTCGGCCTGATCCACTGCGGCTTCCGCCCCTCGGACGATTCGTGCACTTATCCGTTCTTCATCCCCGCCAACCTTTTCGCGATGACCACCTTGCGCGAAATGGCCTATGTGGCCGAGGAAGCGCGCGGCGACGATGCTCTGGCCGCCGATGCGCGCCTGCTGGCAGACGAACTGGCAACGGCGCTGGGCCAGTGGGGCACGATGACGCTGCCCGACGGGCGCCGCGTATGGGCCTATGAAGTCGACGGTTTCGGCAATGCGATGTTCATGGACGATGCCAATGTCCCCTCGCTGCTGGGCCTTGCTTTCCTTGATTGCGTGAAGCCCGACGATGCCCTGTGGCAGACGACCGCCGCCGCTGTGTGGTCGGACGCCAACCCTTATTTCTTCAAGGGCAAGGCGATGGAAGGCATCGGCGGTCCGCATGTGGGGCTCGGGCAGGTCTGGCCGATGAGCCTGATCGTGAGGGCGCTCTCCACCGACGATCCGGCGCTGCTGCGCTCGTTGTTGCGCACCTTGCGCGATACCGATGCAAACACCGGCTTCATCCACGAAGCGGTGGACTGCAACGATCCCACCAAGTTCACGCGGCCCTGGTTCGCCTGGGCGAACGGCCTGTTCGGCGAACTGATCGTCAAGCTGGTCGACACGCATCCCGAAATTCTCGCCGCGCCGCTCTGA
- a CDS encoding glycoside hydrolase family 3 C-terminal domain-containing protein — MSMPRLLATASGLAVLALGSVSALAEEAPTETIAPAVVSAVTRASLDQKAAQLQSTAPADKAMGLPAYDWWSEGLHGLARNGVATVFPQAIGLAATWDPALMEKVGTVVSTEARAKFNAKPVDADRRIYEGLTIWSPNINIFRDPRWGRGQETYGEDPFLTGSLAVGFIDGLQGPDLDHPRVIATAKHLVAHSGPEAGRDSFDVDASPQDMEATFLPAFRMAVTQGHVLSLMCSYNSIHGTPVCASDQLLNQTVRKDWGFTGFVVSDCDAIGNIWQFHHYAYDSAEASAAGIKGGTDFNCGTAYAGVPKAVSRGLLTEAQVNTALERSLEARWKLGVVYGAPNPWGKISPKAINTPADRALALEAARKAIVLLQNKGGVLPLKANAKLAVIGVNADDLGVLEGNYHGTAANPVTPLDGIRKRFGAANVTYAQGSVLAEGAPVVMPETALSANGKPGLAAEYRDAAGKVVLARQDRRVDFNFTRTAPEGLDPQRFDARWTGTFVPPAAGTYRLALDAPQCWKDCHRHDDVRLWVGGKQLHDGPLGKQRVEFTVTSDGTPQPIRLEMDHYGEDEGLRLMWLPPEGALEAGALSAAKQADAVVAVLGLSPDLEGEALQVQVPGFVGGDRSEIELPEPQANLLKALRATGKPVIVVLSSGSAVSLDPEMADAVLEAWYPGEEGGTAVADTLVGANNPSGRLPVTFYRHTTDLPAFVDYGMKERTYRYFTGTPLWRFGHGLSYTAFDYQGAAAGSTTTGSPVTVSVTLSNTGARAGEEVVQAYLVPPSDGHQPMLTEPVLQRQLAGFTRVQLAPGKSSKVVLTLDPRRISVVDRRGTRRVVPGDYKVWIGGGQPGDGAGQWASFTLTGEAKELPK, encoded by the coding sequence ATGTCCATGCCGCGCCTGCTCGCCACGGCTTCCGGCCTCGCTGTCCTCGCTCTCGGCAGCGTCTCGGCGCTGGCGGAGGAAGCACCGACCGAAACCATCGCGCCAGCAGTGGTTTCGGCCGTCACCAGGGCCAGCCTCGACCAGAAGGCGGCGCAGCTCCAGAGCACGGCGCCTGCCGACAAGGCGATGGGCCTGCCTGCCTACGACTGGTGGAGCGAAGGGCTGCACGGTCTTGCCCGCAACGGCGTCGCCACCGTGTTCCCGCAGGCTATCGGCCTTGCGGCAACCTGGGACCCGGCGCTGATGGAGAAGGTCGGCACGGTCGTCTCGACGGAGGCGCGCGCCAAGTTCAATGCGAAGCCCGTCGATGCCGACCGGCGTATCTACGAAGGGCTGACCATCTGGTCGCCCAACATCAACATCTTCCGCGATCCGCGCTGGGGCCGTGGGCAGGAGACCTACGGCGAGGACCCGTTCCTGACGGGCAGCCTTGCGGTGGGCTTCATCGACGGGTTGCAGGGGCCTGATCTCGATCACCCGCGCGTGATCGCCACCGCCAAGCATCTGGTCGCGCACTCCGGCCCCGAGGCGGGGCGTGACAGCTTCGATGTCGATGCCAGCCCGCAGGACATGGAAGCGACCTTCCTGCCTGCGTTCCGCATGGCGGTGACGCAGGGTCATGTCCTCTCGCTGATGTGCTCGTACAACTCGATCCACGGCACGCCCGTCTGCGCCAGCGACCAGTTGCTGAACCAGACCGTGCGCAAGGACTGGGGCTTCACAGGCTTCGTCGTTTCGGACTGCGATGCGATCGGCAACATCTGGCAGTTCCACCACTATGCCTACGACAGCGCGGAGGCTTCGGCGGCGGGCATCAAGGGCGGTACGGACTTCAACTGCGGCACGGCTTATGCTGGCGTGCCCAAGGCAGTTTCGCGCGGGCTGCTGACCGAGGCACAAGTGAACACCGCGCTCGAACGCTCGCTGGAAGCGCGCTGGAAGCTGGGTGTGGTCTATGGCGCGCCCAACCCGTGGGGCAAGATCTCGCCCAAGGCGATCAACACGCCTGCCGACCGCGCGCTGGCGCTCGAGGCCGCGCGCAAGGCCATCGTCCTGCTCCAGAACAAGGGCGGCGTTCTGCCGTTGAAGGCCAATGCGAAGCTGGCGGTGATCGGCGTCAATGCTGATGATCTCGGCGTGCTGGAGGGCAACTATCACGGCACCGCTGCCAATCCGGTGACGCCGCTCGACGGTATCCGCAAGCGCTTCGGCGCGGCGAACGTGACCTATGCGCAAGGCTCGGTGCTGGCCGAAGGCGCGCCGGTGGTGATGCCCGAGACGGCACTCAGCGCGAACGGCAAGCCGGGGCTCGCCGCCGAGTACCGTGATGCGGCGGGCAAGGTGGTGCTGGCACGGCAGGACCGCCGGGTGGACTTTAACTTCACCCGTACCGCGCCCGAAGGCCTCGACCCGCAGCGCTTCGATGCGCGCTGGACGGGTACGTTCGTGCCGCCTGCTGCGGGAACCTACCGCCTCGCGCTCGATGCGCCGCAGTGCTGGAAGGACTGCCACCGCCACGACGATGTGCGTCTGTGGGTGGGCGGCAAGCAATTGCACGATGGCCCGCTCGGCAAACAGCGGGTGGAGTTCACGGTTACGTCGGACGGCACACCGCAGCCGATCCGGCTGGAGATGGACCACTACGGCGAGGACGAAGGCCTGCGCCTGATGTGGTTGCCGCCTGAGGGCGCGTTGGAAGCAGGCGCGCTCAGCGCCGCGAAGCAGGCCGATGCCGTGGTCGCGGTGCTGGGTCTTTCGCCCGATCTCGAAGGCGAGGCGCTGCAGGTGCAGGTGCCGGGCTTCGTCGGCGGTGACCGCTCCGAGATCGAACTGCCCGAACCGCAGGCGAACCTGCTGAAAGCCCTGCGCGCCACCGGCAAACCGGTGATCGTGGTGCTTTCCAGCGGCAGTGCGGTCTCGCTCGATCCCGAGATGGCCGATGCGGTGCTGGAGGCGTGGTATCCGGGCGAGGAGGGCGGTACCGCCGTTGCCGATACGCTGGTGGGCGCGAACAACCCCTCGGGCCGTCTGCCGGTGACGTTCTACCGCCACACCACCGATCTGCCCGCTTTCGTCGATTATGGCATGAAGGAGCGGACCTATCGCTACTTCACTGGCACGCCGCTGTGGCGCTTCGGCCATGGCCTGAGCTACACCGCGTTCGATTATCAGGGCGCGGCGGCAGGCTCGACCACAACCGGTTCGCCGGTGACGGTCAGCGTCACGCTCTCGAACACCGGCGCGCGCGCGGGCGAGGAGGTCGTGCAGGCCTATCTGGTGCCGCCGTCGGATGGGCATCAGCCGATGCTGACCGAACCGGTGCTCCAGCGCCAGCTTGCCGGTTTCACTCGCGTTCAGCTGGCGCCGGGCAAGTCTTCGAAGGTGGTGCTGACGCTCGATCCGCGCCGCATCTCGGTGGTCGACAGGCGCGGCACTCGCCGCGTGGTGCCGGGCGACTACAAGGTGTGGATTGGCGGCGGCCAGCCGGGTGACGGCGCGGGCCAGTGGGCCAGCTTCACCCTGACCGGAGAGGCGAAGGAGTTGCCGAAGTGA
- a CDS encoding beta-mannosidase — MKGIVAFTALALAGTAQIALADTPTQASLDEGWTARIAPADAAIAKAHPKEARWFPVRVPGEIQRTLVESKRVPDPYIGTNEAAIQWAGLTGWDMHRTLQVTPQMLSRGHLDLVFDGLDTFATVTVNGHEVLTADNAHRRWRVDAKPWLKAGANEIAVHFDSPIRKLQPMVLAEAHPLPGEYDSAFGDEPKGKQTSPYIRKPKYDYGWDWGPRIVNTGIWQHVRLEAWDDARLAGFEVTQTALNDAEAMLSARFHVVADKPVRMTLRENVTGPDGQALAPVERTVSVGAGTTEIDLPLSIDHPHKWWPAGYGDQPLYKVAGAIADGAGAGATADRTVGLRTVELIRGGGAMGFKVNGVPIFAKGSNLIPLDMFPSRVTEVTMTSLLTDAREANMNMIRVWGGGTYLDDAFYDAADRLGLMVWQDFMFGGSVTPPDAAYRENVRVEAEQQVERLGSHPSIVLWAGGNEVLSGWENWSDRKAFKKAVGPDEQERIATAMTVLFDQVLRGAVSQHSPGTPYWPGSPSNDYDGPTDTDAGGDRHFWDVWSGSKPVENYTASCPRFMSEFGFQAMPVMATINDFAGKGPFTPDSPVMKAHQKFLAGEGNARLQFYLDARLRPAKDFADFVYLTQVNQMQAIELAARHHRACEPVTMGSLYWQLNDVWPSISWASIDHYGRWKLLQYAAKRFFAPQIVTAEHKDASTHVTLVSDAVSPVAAQWSLTGYAMDGTKLGQAGGDVTLAPTTATTGADVPDAQVFGTAASNASYAVAELTVGGKLVSRQIVERELPKAMAYPVPQVAVTWDGDTVTLRAAKLARAVMLDFGSVDAHAADNGFDLLPGESRSIQITSKAGEAALRKALVVRTLAGAK, encoded by the coding sequence ATGAAGGGTATCGTCGCATTTACCGCTCTGGCACTGGCCGGAACCGCGCAGATCGCGCTTGCTGACACGCCGACACAGGCCTCGCTCGACGAAGGCTGGACTGCGCGCATCGCCCCGGCGGACGCTGCCATCGCCAAGGCGCACCCGAAGGAAGCCCGCTGGTTCCCGGTACGGGTGCCGGGCGAGATCCAGCGCACGCTCGTTGAGAGCAAGCGCGTGCCCGATCCCTATATCGGCACCAATGAAGCCGCGATCCAGTGGGCGGGCCTCACCGGCTGGGACATGCACCGCACGCTTCAGGTGACGCCGCAGATGCTTTCGCGCGGGCATCTCGATCTGGTGTTCGACGGGCTGGACACATTCGCCACCGTCACCGTCAATGGGCACGAGGTGCTCACCGCCGACAACGCCCATCGCCGCTGGCGGGTGGACGCGAAACCGTGGCTGAAGGCCGGTGCCAACGAGATCGCGGTGCATTTCGATTCGCCGATCCGCAAGCTCCAGCCGATGGTGTTGGCCGAGGCGCATCCGCTGCCGGGCGAGTACGACAGCGCGTTCGGCGATGAGCCCAAGGGCAAGCAGACCTCGCCCTATATTCGCAAGCCGAAGTACGATTACGGCTGGGACTGGGGCCCGCGCATCGTCAACACCGGCATCTGGCAGCACGTTCGCCTTGAGGCGTGGGACGACGCCCGCCTTGCCGGGTTCGAAGTGACGCAGACGGCCCTGAACGACGCAGAGGCCATGCTGAGCGCACGCTTCCATGTGGTCGCCGACAAGCCGGTGCGCATGACGCTGCGCGAAAACGTTACCGGGCCTGACGGACAGGCTCTGGCGCCGGTCGAGCGCACCGTGTCCGTGGGCGCAGGCACGACCGAAATCGACCTTCCGCTGAGCATCGACCACCCGCATAAGTGGTGGCCGGCAGGCTATGGCGATCAGCCGCTCTACAAGGTGGCAGGCGCCATCGCGGACGGCGCAGGCGCGGGAGCGACGGCGGATCGCACCGTGGGCCTGCGCACCGTTGAACTGATCCGCGGCGGCGGCGCGATGGGCTTCAAGGTCAACGGCGTGCCGATCTTCGCCAAGGGCTCGAACCTGATCCCCCTCGACATGTTCCCCAGCCGCGTGACCGAAGTCACGATGACTTCGTTGCTCACCGACGCGCGCGAGGCGAACATGAACATGATCCGCGTCTGGGGCGGCGGCACCTATCTGGACGATGCGTTCTACGATGCGGCGGACAGGCTGGGCCTGATGGTCTGGCAGGACTTCATGTTCGGCGGTTCGGTCACGCCGCCCGATGCCGCCTATCGCGAGAACGTGCGTGTCGAGGCCGAACAGCAGGTCGAGCGTCTGGGCTCGCACCCTTCGATCGTGCTGTGGGCAGGCGGTAACGAGGTGCTTTCGGGCTGGGAGAACTGGAGCGACCGCAAGGCGTTCAAAAAGGCGGTTGGCCCCGACGAGCAGGAGCGGATCGCGACGGCGATGACGGTGCTGTTCGATCAGGTGCTGCGCGGCGCGGTTTCGCAGCATTCGCCGGGCACGCCCTACTGGCCGGGGTCGCCCTCGAACGATTACGACGGCCCCACCGATACCGACGCGGGCGGTGACCGTCACTTCTGGGACGTATGGTCGGGATCGAAGCCGGTCGAGAACTACACGGCTTCGTGCCCGCGCTTCATGTCCGAGTTCGGCTTCCAGGCAATGCCGGTCATGGCGACGATCAATGACTTCGCAGGCAAGGGGCCGTTCACGCCGGACAGCCCGGTGATGAAGGCGCACCAGAAGTTCCTGGCGGGCGAGGGCAATGCCCGCCTCCAGTTCTATCTCGATGCACGCCTGCGTCCGGCGAAGGACTTCGCCGATTTCGTGTACCTGACGCAGGTCAACCAGATGCAGGCCATCGAGCTGGCCGCGCGCCATCACCGCGCCTGCGAGCCGGTGACGATGGGCTCGCTCTACTGGCAGCTCAATGACGTGTGGCCTTCGATCTCGTGGGCGAGCATCGATCACTACGGTCGCTGGAAGCTGCTGCAATATGCCGCCAAGCGCTTCTTTGCCCCGCAGATCGTCACGGCGGAGCACAAGGACGCCTCGACGCACGTCACGCTGGTCTCGGACGCTGTGTCGCCGGTCGCGGCGCAGTGGTCGCTCACCGGCTATGCGATGGACGGCACGAAGCTGGGGCAGGCTGGCGGCGACGTCACGCTGGCGCCGACTACCGCAACCACGGGCGCCGATGTGCCCGACGCGCAGGTGTTCGGCACGGCGGCGTCGAACGCCTCTTATGCCGTTGCGGAACTGACCGTGGGTGGAAAGCTGGTCTCGCGCCAGATCGTCGAGCGCGAATTGCCCAAGGCAATGGCCTATCCGGTGCCGCAGGTTGCGGTGACATGGGACGGTGACACGGTGACGCTGCGTGCGGCCAAGCTGGCCCGCGCGGTGATGCTGGACTTCGGTTCGGTCGATGCCCACGCCGCCGATAACGGCTTCGATCTGCTGCCGGGCGAGAGCCGCTCCATCCAGATCACCTCGAAGGCCGGTGAGGCCGCGCTGCGCAAGGCGCTGGTGGTCCGCACGCTGGCGGGAGCAAAGTAA
- a CDS encoding chitobiase/beta-hexosaminidase C-terminal domain-containing protein: MQHKLFPRAGAVAEDGWSPKVEGAKDYPGFLARLEPQIRRWKQAGVEVADSAFAVTFATTQSRGVALGAPKVGVTLATQAPFGAIRYTLDGTAPTAKSKLYTGALSVKSGLVVTASSFAPDGAMLAAPRRFDTSREALLTTTNGQLAACPGQSLWLRLPLDADATTNGPAYNINIFDPCQADDHAPLAHAKAVTVSIARIPRNFGLAHDVWTQATHYPTSAHGELVASLGCKEAAAANAKDPKAAHHDPLPGAKVLASWALPDPKTAPQRFDVHAVLPADLAMQDESNVCFQFTSPLSDPLYSVEKVVWSEQGQ, translated from the coding sequence ATGCAGCACAAGCTGTTTCCCCGCGCGGGCGCCGTGGCCGAGGATGGCTGGTCGCCGAAGGTGGAAGGCGCGAAGGACTATCCCGGCTTCCTGGCAAGGCTGGAGCCGCAGATTCGCCGCTGGAAGCAGGCGGGCGTCGAAGTGGCCGACAGCGCTTTTGCCGTGACCTTCGCGACCACGCAGTCGCGCGGTGTTGCGCTGGGCGCCCCCAAGGTCGGCGTGACGCTGGCGACGCAGGCGCCGTTCGGAGCGATCCGCTATACGCTCGACGGGACCGCGCCGACCGCGAAGTCCAAGCTCTATACCGGCGCGCTTTCGGTGAAGTCCGGCTTGGTCGTGACCGCCAGCAGCTTTGCGCCCGATGGCGCGATGCTGGCGGCGCCGCGCCGTTTCGATACCTCTCGCGAGGCGCTGCTGACCACGACCAACGGCCAGCTTGCGGCCTGTCCCGGCCAGTCGCTGTGGCTGCGCCTGCCGCTCGATGCCGATGCGACGACGAACGGCCCTGCCTACAACATCAACATCTTCGATCCGTGTCAGGCCGACGATCACGCGCCGCTGGCCCATGCCAAGGCGGTGACGGTCTCGATCGCGCGCATTCCGCGCAACTTCGGGCTGGCGCATGATGTGTGGACGCAAGCGACGCACTATCCCACCAGCGCCCACGGCGAACTGGTCGCCTCGCTCGGCTGCAAGGAAGCTGCTGCGGCGAACGCCAAGGACCCGAAGGCCGCGCACCACGATCCGCTGCCCGGCGCGAAAGTGCTGGCCAGCTGGGCTCTGCCCGATCCAAAAACCGCACCGCAGCGGTTCGATGTTCATGCCGTCCTGCCTGCCGACCTGGCGATGCAGGACGAAAGCAATGTGTGCTTCCAGTTCACCTCGCCCCTCTCCGATCCGCTCTATTCGGTCGAGAAGGTGGTGTGGTCGGAGCAGGGGCAATGA
- a CDS encoding glycoside hydrolase family 20 zincin-like fold domain-containing protein — MTQGAIAGFGGKGARRLALLAGAALSVVSCGTAFANPAAAGQVLPLVPYPASVERASGVLTLTSGTVLQVPGGDHEAKTAAQLLADRAKSERGLTFVVSENSTGKIRFVRDPAIKGAEAYRLTVTPQGATIAASGAQGLVYGAMTLDQLLGSGDGAPARVPSVVIDDARALAGAV, encoded by the coding sequence ATGACACAAGGGGCGATTGCCGGTTTCGGCGGTAAAGGCGCACGCAGGCTGGCACTTCTGGCCGGGGCGGCGCTGTCGGTAGTGAGTTGTGGCACGGCCTTCGCAAATCCTGCCGCTGCCGGGCAGGTTCTGCCGCTGGTGCCTTATCCGGCTTCGGTCGAGCGTGCATCGGGTGTGCTGACGCTGACCTCGGGCACGGTGCTGCAAGTCCCCGGCGGCGATCATGAGGCAAAGACCGCTGCGCAACTGCTCGCCGACCGCGCCAAATCCGAGCGCGGGCTGACTTTCGTTGTCTCCGAAAATTCGACCGGCAAGATCCGCTTCGTGCGCGATCCCGCGATCAAGGGGGCGGAGGCCTATCGCCTGACCGTGACGCCGCAGGGCGCGACCATTGCGGCTTCGGGTGCGCAGGGGCTGGTCTATGGCGCGATGACGCTCGATCAGTTGCTGGGCAGCGGCGATGGAGCGCCTGCACGGGTACCCTCGGTCGTCATCGACGATGCCCGCGCTTTGGCTGGCGCGGTCTGA
- a CDS encoding GntR family transcriptional regulator, whose product MAFSDRIGSLRADNAAPLYLQLQQLIRDAIAGAVLQQGEAIPPERDLAAEYEVSRITVRKAIGGLVEEGMLTRRRGAGTFVASRVEKSFSKLTSFSEDMAARGRLASSSWVSRSSGPVGPDEAMALGLAPGSTVLRFTRIRYADDVPLALEYSTLASFCLPSVDAVDDSLYAALDKAGHRPVRALQRLRAVPFGGEQARRLGVDTGHAGLLIERHGFLRDGRAVEFTRSYYRGDSYDFVAELTDM is encoded by the coding sequence ATGGCATTTTCCGACCGTATCGGGTCGTTGCGCGCTGACAATGCGGCACCGCTCTACCTGCAGCTTCAGCAGCTGATCCGGGACGCCATCGCTGGCGCCGTGCTCCAGCAGGGTGAAGCGATCCCGCCCGAGCGCGACCTTGCTGCCGAGTACGAAGTCTCGCGCATCACGGTGCGCAAGGCGATCGGCGGGCTGGTCGAGGAAGGCATGCTGACGCGCCGGCGGGGGGCCGGTACGTTCGTGGCCTCGCGCGTGGAAAAGAGCTTCTCCAAGCTCACCTCTTTCAGCGAGGACATGGCCGCCCGCGGGCGCCTGGCCTCCAGCAGCTGGGTCTCGCGCAGCAGCGGTCCGGTCGGCCCGGACGAGGCCATGGCTCTGGGCCTTGCGCCCGGCAGCACTGTCTTGCGCTTCACGCGTATCCGCTATGCCGACGATGTGCCGCTGGCGCTCGAATACTCGACACTCGCCAGCTTCTGCCTCCCCAGCGTCGATGCGGTCGATGATTCGCTTTATGCCGCGCTCGACAAGGCCGGGCATCGCCCGGTGCGTGCCCTCCAGCGCCTGCGTGCCGTGCCCTTCGGCGGAGAGCAGGCGCGCCGCCTTGGCGTCGATACCGGCCACGCGGGGCTGCTCATCGAACGCCACGGATTCCTGCGCGATGGCCGCGCGGTCGAATTCACCCGCTCCTACTATCGCGGCGATTCGTATGATTTCGTCGCCGAACTGACGGACATGTGA